The following proteins are co-located in the Legionella busanensis genome:
- a CDS encoding alpha-amylase, with amino-acid sequence MISALKGFKLNFEKFHYLIFTVIFLLLISLNFDALATNQKDVTVTLFQWRFDSIAKECKTTLGPLGYGYVEISPPQEHIQGPQWWTSYQPVSYRLMSRLGDEASFKAMIDQCHAAGVKVIVDTVINHMSMLEKGVGIGGSVFSKYNYPGYYQVQDFHSCHAEIKDYSNRYDVQNCELGGLPDLDTGSPYVQTKIAEYLNKLIKYGVDGFRIDADKHISAHDLQQIQLKLADINKIWAQEVIYGEGEAIHPNEYIDLGFVDEFRYGRDLKRMFEQERLSYLNNFGEAWGYLPYNKARTFIDNWDTERNGSTLNYKSGTNYILANIFMLAHPYGSPNIFSGYEFSDFNSGPPNGGIVIDCFQDGWTCLHRRRQIANMVNFRNVIADAPLTNWWSNGYQAIAFGRGKKGYVVINHDTTTLEMTFQTSLPAGIYCDILHAEYTKAGTCQGAQVKVDSNGRFTAHIQPNDAIAFHIGAANL; translated from the coding sequence ATGATTTCTGCTTTAAAAGGATTTAAATTAAACTTTGAGAAATTTCATTATTTAATTTTCACTGTCATTTTTTTATTACTTATTAGTCTCAATTTTGACGCCTTAGCAACAAATCAAAAGGATGTAACGGTAACGCTTTTTCAATGGCGCTTTGACTCAATCGCGAAAGAATGTAAAACAACCTTAGGCCCCCTAGGCTATGGTTATGTAGAGATTTCGCCGCCACAAGAACATATTCAGGGTCCACAATGGTGGACATCTTATCAGCCTGTTAGTTATCGATTAATGAGCCGCTTAGGCGATGAAGCTTCCTTTAAAGCAATGATTGATCAATGTCATGCGGCGGGTGTTAAAGTGATTGTAGATACAGTTATTAATCATATGTCTATGTTGGAAAAAGGTGTGGGTATAGGAGGTTCTGTTTTTAGTAAATATAACTATCCTGGTTATTATCAAGTACAAGATTTTCATAGCTGCCATGCTGAAATTAAAGATTATAGTAATCGCTACGACGTACAAAATTGTGAATTAGGTGGCCTTCCTGATTTAGACACAGGTAGCCCTTATGTTCAGACTAAAATTGCTGAGTATTTAAATAAGTTAATTAAATATGGCGTTGATGGCTTTCGCATCGATGCTGATAAACACATTTCAGCCCACGATTTACAACAAATTCAGTTAAAACTTGCTGATATTAATAAAATATGGGCACAAGAAGTCATTTATGGTGAAGGGGAAGCTATTCATCCTAATGAATATATTGATCTTGGTTTTGTTGATGAATTTCGCTATGGCCGCGATTTAAAAAGGATGTTTGAGCAAGAGCGGTTAAGTTATTTAAATAATTTTGGCGAAGCTTGGGGGTATTTACCTTATAATAAGGCACGCACTTTTATTGATAATTGGGATACAGAACGTAATGGATCGACTTTAAATTATAAAAGTGGTACTAATTATATTCTCGCTAATATTTTTATGTTAGCCCATCCGTATGGTTCGCCAAATATCTTTTCTGGTTACGAATTTTCAGATTTTAATAGTGGCCCTCCTAATGGGGGTATAGTCATTGATTGTTTTCAAGACGGTTGGACCTGTCTACATAGAAGACGACAGATCGCTAATATGGTCAACTTTCGTAATGTAATTGCTGATGCGCCTCTAACTAACTGGTGGTCAAATGGTTATCAAGCAATTGCTTTTGGCCGCGGTAAGAAAGGATATGTGGTTATTAATCATGATACAACAACCTTAGAGATGACTTTTCAAACATCATTACCTGCTGGTATTTATTGTGATATTTTACATGCAGAATATACGAAAGCGGGCACTTGCCAGGGTGCCCAAGTTAAAGTAGATAGTAATGGTCGTTTTACCGCTCATATTCAACCAAATGATGCCATAGCATTTCATATTGGTGCAGCAAATTTGTAA
- the alaS gene encoding alanine--tRNA ligase: protein MKSSEIRQAFFDFFTAKNHQLVPSSSLVPINDPTLLFTNAGMVQFKESFLGLESRLYTRAVSAQRCVRAGGKHNDLENVGYTARHHTFFEMLGNFSFGDYFKREAIQYAWEFLTDVLKLPKEKLWITVYLNDDEAANIWLNEIGISPNQFSRCGEKDNFWSMGETGPCGPCTEIFYDHGPDIPGGPPGTPEADGDRYIEIWNLVFMQFNRDKTGDLHPLPKPSVDTGMGLERIAAVVQGVHNNYEIDSFQHIIKAIIALLPSVNANHPSLKVIADHIRACAFLITDGVLPSNEGRGYVLRRIIRRAVRHGSKLNLPLPFFYKLINPLIEVMGAAYPELVANREQIERVLIQEENQFEKTLEQGLRLLQEQIQGLNTKEIPGEVAFKLYDTYGFPFDLTQDIAREQNLVVDVEGFNHCMQQQRKLSQSASQFTADYSSVHIQEEASNFHGYDSDHMDSKILAILHEDQKSKQLTEGQKGAIILDNTPFYAESGGQVGDQGYLISGEGRFQVIDTQRFGQAIVHYGKILEGQLSVGEDIKAEVDIERRNAIRLNHTATHLLHAALKNIVGSHVQQKGSLVDASRARFDFSHFESLTKDQLQQLEILVNNKIRENIEVATHNMSLDDAKKSGAEALFGEKYSDEVRVLSVGDFSKELCGGTHVKRTGDIGLFKIISEYGIASGVRRIEVMTGAHALEWTNQQLQQLDVIAQRFKVNTDKVLNKVDQFLQDFKQQEKEIAKLQAKLAANQGSELTKEVEKIGDVNLLIKQLDMDNQSLRTTLDQLKGSLNNAVIVLYVIDGQRINVVAGLSKSLIDRKLSAVTLVKLLCGKGGGRDDMAQGGGQAPADLATKVNEIKATVAAQIVK from the coding sequence ATGAAAAGCTCTGAAATTAGACAAGCATTTTTTGATTTTTTTACAGCAAAAAATCACCAACTAGTTCCTTCCAGCTCACTTGTGCCTATCAATGATCCAACCTTATTATTTACCAATGCAGGTATGGTTCAGTTTAAAGAGTCTTTTTTAGGTCTTGAATCTAGACTGTATACGCGCGCGGTAAGTGCGCAGCGTTGTGTACGCGCAGGTGGTAAACATAATGATCTGGAAAATGTAGGTTACACTGCAAGGCACCATACATTTTTTGAAATGCTTGGTAATTTTAGTTTTGGTGATTATTTTAAGCGCGAAGCAATTCAATATGCTTGGGAATTTTTGACTGACGTTTTAAAACTTCCTAAAGAAAAGCTATGGATTACTGTTTATTTGAATGATGATGAAGCAGCCAATATTTGGCTCAATGAAATTGGTATTTCACCTAATCAGTTTTCACGTTGTGGTGAAAAAGACAATTTCTGGTCAATGGGCGAAACAGGTCCTTGTGGCCCTTGCACAGAAATTTTTTATGATCATGGCCCGGATATTCCTGGAGGGCCCCCAGGAACCCCTGAAGCCGATGGCGATCGTTACATAGAAATCTGGAATTTAGTGTTTATGCAATTTAACCGCGATAAGACGGGCGATTTGCATCCTTTACCAAAGCCTTCTGTTGATACAGGCATGGGATTAGAGCGCATTGCCGCTGTTGTCCAAGGTGTGCATAATAATTATGAGATAGACAGTTTCCAACATATTATAAAAGCTATTATTGCTTTATTACCCTCAGTTAATGCCAATCATCCTTCTTTAAAGGTTATTGCTGATCATATTCGAGCTTGCGCGTTTTTAATTACTGACGGGGTTTTACCTAGTAATGAAGGACGAGGTTATGTATTGCGACGTATTATTCGTCGTGCTGTACGTCACGGCAGTAAATTAAATCTACCATTGCCTTTCTTTTATAAATTAATTAATCCTCTTATTGAAGTAATGGGTGCAGCTTATCCAGAGTTAGTGGCTAATAGAGAGCAAATTGAACGTGTTCTTATCCAAGAAGAAAACCAATTTGAAAAAACACTAGAGCAAGGTTTACGCTTATTACAAGAGCAAATACAGGGTTTAAATACGAAAGAGATTCCGGGCGAGGTTGCCTTTAAACTGTATGATACTTATGGCTTTCCTTTTGATCTAACCCAAGATATTGCGCGTGAGCAAAACCTTGTTGTCGATGTTGAAGGCTTTAATCATTGCATGCAGCAGCAGCGGAAATTATCACAGTCAGCCAGTCAATTTACAGCTGATTATTCAAGCGTACACATTCAAGAAGAAGCCTCTAACTTTCATGGTTATGATAGTGACCATATGGATAGCAAAATTTTAGCTATCTTACATGAGGATCAGAAGAGCAAGCAGTTAACAGAAGGGCAAAAGGGCGCAATTATTCTTGATAATACACCCTTTTATGCAGAAAGTGGTGGCCAGGTAGGCGATCAAGGTTATCTAATTAGTGGTGAGGGACGTTTTCAAGTAATTGATACGCAACGCTTTGGCCAAGCTATTGTACATTACGGTAAAATCTTAGAGGGTCAGTTAAGTGTTGGTGAGGATATAAAAGCCGAAGTTGATATTGAGCGTCGTAATGCCATTCGTTTAAATCATACAGCAACTCACCTTTTACATGCTGCACTTAAAAATATTGTGGGTTCTCATGTACAACAGAAAGGATCACTAGTTGATGCAAGCCGAGCTCGTTTCGATTTTTCTCATTTTGAATCTTTAACTAAAGATCAACTCCAACAATTAGAAATTTTGGTTAATAATAAAATAAGAGAAAATATAGAAGTTGCTACTCACAATATGTCACTAGATGATGCTAAAAAAAGCGGTGCTGAAGCTTTATTTGGTGAAAAGTATAGTGATGAAGTAAGAGTTTTATCTGTAGGGGATTTTTCGAAAGAGTTATGCGGTGGAACGCATGTCAAGCGAACAGGTGATATTGGCCTTTTTAAAATTATCTCTGAATATGGTATTGCAAGTGGTGTAAGAAGAATTGAAGTTATGACCGGTGCCCATGCCTTGGAATGGACTAATCAACAACTTCAACAACTTGATGTGATAGCTCAACGTTTCAAAGTAAATACTGACAAAGTATTAAATAAAGTAGATCAATTTTTACAAGACTTTAAACAACAGGAAAAAGAAATAGCAAAATTACAAGCAAAGCTTGCAGCGAATCAAGGTAGTGAATTAACTAAAGAAGTAGAAAAAATAGGTGATGTAAACTTATTAATCAAACAACTTGATATGGATAATCAGAGTTTACGTACTACACTTGATCAATTAAAAGGCAGCCTTAATAATGCTGTGATTGTTTTATATGTAATTGATGGGCAGCGAATTAATGTTGTTGCAGGATTAAGTAAAAGTTTAATTGATCGTAAGCTATCAGCGGTAACGTTAGTTAAACTTTTATGCGGCAAAGGAGGCGGTAGAGATGATATGGCACAAGGAGGAGGTCAAGCTCCTGCAGATCTTGCTACCAAAGTCAATGAAATCAAAGCTACGGTTGCAGCACAAATAGTAAAATAA
- the mscL gene encoding large conductance mechanosensitive channel protein MscL: MKGFISEFKQFAMRGNVVDLAVAVVIGSAFSKIVSSLVDGIIMPFIGLLLGGINITDKVFRIGQAVIKWGAFLQSVFDFTLIALAIFIVIKFINLLQRRKEETHSGLSTQDKILLEIKELLAQNLNKKNN; encoded by the coding sequence ATGAAAGGCTTCATAAGCGAGTTTAAACAATTTGCCATGCGTGGCAATGTCGTTGACCTAGCCGTTGCAGTTGTAATAGGTAGCGCATTTAGTAAAATAGTGTCATCGCTAGTCGATGGCATTATTATGCCTTTTATTGGCTTATTGCTAGGTGGTATCAATATTACCGATAAAGTATTTAGAATAGGGCAAGCCGTTATTAAATGGGGTGCTTTCTTACAATCGGTTTTTGATTTTACCTTAATTGCACTGGCTATATTCATCGTTATTAAGTTCATTAATCTTTTGCAACGACGAAAAGAAGAAACACATAGTGGGCTTAGTACGCAAGATAAAATTTTATTAGAGATTAAGGAGTTGTTAGCTCAAAATCTTAATAAAAAAAATAATTAA
- the recX gene encoding recombination regulator RecX: MTKAYDCAVRLLARREHGMRELINKLTSKGFFLQESKEAVLKCQELNLQSDERFAESLCHTRFQQGYGPVRIMQELQAKYINKELIAQTLETYQEQWEEQAYLVWQKKFKDANSQLISDIQKQIRFLLYRGFPAEIAAKIVHRYQK; the protein is encoded by the coding sequence ATGACTAAGGCATATGATTGCGCCGTGCGTTTATTAGCAAGGCGCGAACATGGAATGCGTGAATTAATTAATAAATTAACTAGCAAAGGCTTTTTCCTACAAGAAAGCAAAGAAGCTGTTTTAAAGTGTCAAGAGCTTAATTTACAAAGTGATGAGCGATTTGCTGAATCACTTTGTCATACTAGGTTTCAGCAAGGCTATGGGCCTGTAAGAATTATGCAAGAATTACAGGCTAAATATATTAATAAAGAATTAATAGCGCAAACGCTGGAAACTTACCAAGAACAATGGGAAGAACAAGCTTATCTCGTTTGGCAAAAAAAATTTAAAGATGCAAATAGCCAACTGATTTCTGATATACAAAAACAAATCCGTTTTTTACTTTATCGTGGCTTTCCTGCTGAAATCGCTGCGAAAATTGTACATCGTTATCAAAAATAA
- a CDS encoding alpha/beta fold hydrolase, with the protein MPQLDQYPIAALHSSGFIEVTKDTFIYYEQRGNPNGPAVVYNHGGPGGASAPKCSQWFDPKHYNIILYDQRGTGQSKPSVATETAHPKQFGHLTIDDMAQDLDILRQALNINQWLVFGGSWGSTLSLYYAAKYPQHVTGLIIYGIFLNTIEEMDVYYNEKLFIERFPELGPEAFDILVTFARLKGLGIDNNSSQSFVEAYYQLCVNENDSAAQYLWTAFEDFNDNPSKETLENLRNIPQKIEPIERTLAVFESTLFKQAYNGLNLLSEALLINLKNIDVRIVQGTDDTEAPPIFAQKLVDALLKVKPDLWYRFVDGKHDPNSSDKLVQTLINCTDDFKNKPNALTIESSLNSATHLVKKSIFAQREQEKKSKIIEDENQLIYG; encoded by the coding sequence ATGCCTCAATTAGATCAATATCCCATCGCCGCACTGCATTCCTCTGGGTTCATAGAAGTTACAAAAGACACCTTTATTTATTATGAACAGCGAGGCAACCCTAATGGTCCTGCTGTTGTGTATAATCATGGTGGACCTGGCGGTGCTTCTGCGCCTAAATGTAGTCAGTGGTTTGATCCAAAGCACTATAATATTATTCTTTATGATCAACGTGGCACAGGACAATCGAAACCTTCTGTTGCTACCGAAACAGCTCATCCAAAACAATTTGGTCACTTAACGATTGATGATATGGCCCAAGATTTAGATATATTAAGACAAGCGCTAAATATTAATCAATGGTTAGTTTTTGGCGGCTCTTGGGGTTCAACCCTTTCTTTGTATTATGCCGCTAAATATCCGCAGCATGTTACAGGCCTTATCATTTACGGTATTTTCTTAAATACTATTGAGGAGATGGATGTTTATTATAATGAAAAATTGTTTATAGAACGTTTTCCTGAACTTGGCCCAGAAGCATTTGATATTTTAGTTACTTTTGCTCGGTTAAAAGGACTTGGTATAGATAATAATTCTTCTCAAAGCTTTGTAGAAGCATATTATCAGCTTTGTGTTAACGAAAATGATTCTGCTGCCCAATATTTATGGACTGCATTTGAAGATTTTAATGATAATCCAAGTAAAGAAACATTAGAAAACTTAAGAAATATTCCACAAAAGATAGAGCCTATTGAAAGAACGCTTGCCGTTTTTGAAAGCACTCTTTTCAAGCAAGCTTACAACGGATTGAATCTTTTAAGTGAAGCATTATTAATAAATCTTAAAAATATTGATGTTCGTATTGTTCAGGGTACTGATGATACAGAAGCGCCGCCCATTTTTGCCCAAAAACTAGTAGATGCTTTGTTAAAAGTAAAGCCTGATTTATGGTACCGGTTCGTCGATGGGAAGCATGATCCTAATTCTTCTGATAAGCTAGTTCAAACATTAATTAACTGTACAGATGATTTTAAGAACAAACCTAATGCGCTTACAATTGAGTCAAGCTTAAATTCGGCTACGCATTTAGTTAAAAAGAGTATATTTGCTCAGCGTGAACAAGAAAAGAAAAGTAAAATTATTGAAGATGAGAATCAATTAATCTACGGCTAA
- a CDS encoding SDR family NAD(P)-dependent oxidoreductase, with the protein MKPITWVILGATSIIAEEFARLAGQHNHSLLLIGRDKQQLAIITADIQLRYHVSCSSITFDFTSSTDELIKILQKTKEELALFIAYSDMTDNQSLTSLGIKTLVATNITSTVQLIYAYLQKEQSEHRVIFLSSVAACRGRAKNSLYGASKAAIEVFLQGLQQTPNKNRHITIVRLGFIDTAQTFGMPGIFYASPPKKCALACWNASYANKPLIYHPHFWRYIMAIITRVPYFIYRKLKF; encoded by the coding sequence ATGAAGCCAATAACATGGGTTATTTTAGGTGCAACGTCAATTATTGCTGAAGAATTTGCCCGGCTTGCAGGCCAACATAATCATTCTTTGTTGCTAATAGGACGAGATAAACAACAGCTTGCCATCATTACAGCTGATATACAACTTCGTTATCATGTTTCCTGTTCTTCTATTACTTTCGATTTTACCAGCAGTACTGATGAGCTTATTAAAATTTTACAAAAGACAAAGGAGGAACTTGCTTTATTTATTGCTTATAGTGATATGACAGATAATCAGTCTCTTACCTCCTTAGGCATTAAGACACTTGTTGCGACTAATATTACCAGCACAGTACAACTCATCTACGCCTATTTACAGAAAGAACAATCTGAACATCGAGTCATCTTTTTAAGTTCAGTAGCAGCTTGTCGCGGTAGAGCAAAAAACAGCTTATACGGTGCGAGTAAAGCAGCTATTGAGGTTTTTTTACAAGGCCTACAACAAACCCCAAATAAAAATCGTCATATTACTATTGTTCGTCTTGGCTTTATTGATACAGCGCAAACATTTGGCATGCCAGGTATTTTTTATGCCTCACCCCCTAAAAAATGTGCCCTGGCCTGTTGGAATGCGTCTTATGCTAATAAACCTTTAATTTATCATCCACATTTTTGGCGTTATATTATGGCAATAATTACGCGAGTGCCTTATTTTATTTATCGAAAGCTTAAATTTTAA
- a CDS encoding ferritin-like domain-containing protein, with product MAKTVNMGMNHTGTQMSPLDTKRLLDYVKKHPADIKGNETALTKERTNMTSVNNVLGTIPLPGSAKGAIKTGVDKLLGNQPELLIDKLGERLAYERGGVRLYEAAIAKATAFKQPKLVKELKHIRDEEEEHMFLLIDTLKQLGADPTVMTPSADVVGVIAQGPMQVLTDPRTNIAHCLNALLTLELTDNAAWELLIDLLKDSNKADVAKKFQKAFLQEQEHLRIIKTFYKKLLN from the coding sequence ATGGCTAAGACAGTCAATATGGGTATGAATCATACTGGTACACAAATGTCACCCCTAGATACAAAACGCTTATTAGACTATGTAAAAAAGCATCCTGCTGATATAAAAGGCAATGAGACTGCATTAACTAAAGAACGTACCAACATGACTTCAGTAAATAACGTTTTAGGAACTATTCCACTACCTGGGTCCGCAAAAGGGGCAATTAAAACTGGAGTAGATAAGCTGTTGGGAAATCAACCGGAATTATTAATTGATAAATTAGGTGAGCGTCTAGCCTATGAGCGAGGTGGTGTTAGGCTTTATGAAGCAGCTATTGCCAAAGCAACAGCCTTTAAACAACCTAAATTAGTGAAAGAATTAAAACATATCCGTGATGAAGAAGAAGAGCATATGTTTTTGCTTATTGATACTTTAAAGCAACTGGGGGCTGACCCAACAGTAATGACGCCTAGCGCTGACGTAGTTGGGGTGATTGCTCAGGGACCCATGCAAGTTTTAACAGATCCCCGTACTAATATAGCGCATTGCTTAAATGCTTTATTAACACTTGAACTTACTGATAATGCCGCTTGGGAATTATTAATTGATTTACTTAAAGACAGTAATAAGGCAGATGTTGCCAAAAAATTCCAAAAAGCCTTTCTACAAGAGCAAGAACATTTAAGAATAATAAAAACATTTTATAAAAAATTGCTTAATTAA
- the recA gene encoding recombinase RecA, with amino-acid sequence METNKQKALGAALAQIERQFGKGSVMRLGDDNLLSRDIEAISTGSLGLDIALGIGGLPKGRIVEIYGPESSGKTTLTLQVIAECQKAGGTAAFIDAEHALDPSYAAKLGVNVDDLLISQPDTGEQALEITDMLVRSAAVDVIIIDSVAALTPKAEIEGDMGDAHVGLQARLMSQALRKLTANIKRSNTLVIFINQIRMKIGVMFGNPETTTGGNALKFYASVRLDIRRVGSIKKGEEILGNETRVKVVKNKVSPPFKTVDFDILYNEGISRESEIINLGTQLGLIEKSGAWYSYKQEKIGQGKENVRVYLKEKADVAAELEKQIRTELLNKKGAIQPEEVTAEEELESMDD; translated from the coding sequence ATGGAAACTAATAAACAAAAAGCTTTAGGCGCCGCTCTCGCACAAATTGAACGTCAATTTGGTAAAGGTTCTGTCATGCGCTTAGGTGATGATAATCTATTAAGCCGAGATATCGAAGCAATCTCAACAGGTTCCTTAGGACTTGATATTGCGTTAGGTATTGGCGGATTACCCAAAGGTCGTATTGTAGAGATTTATGGTCCTGAGTCATCAGGTAAGACTACCTTAACATTACAAGTTATTGCAGAATGCCAAAAAGCAGGTGGTACGGCTGCTTTTATCGATGCAGAACATGCACTTGATCCTAGTTATGCTGCAAAATTAGGTGTGAATGTTGACGACTTATTAATTTCTCAACCAGATACAGGTGAGCAAGCTTTAGAAATCACCGATATGCTCGTTCGCTCAGCAGCAGTAGACGTTATTATCATTGACTCTGTTGCCGCTTTAACCCCCAAAGCAGAAATTGAAGGCGACATGGGTGATGCGCACGTCGGTTTACAAGCTCGACTCATGTCACAAGCGCTTCGTAAATTAACAGCTAACATTAAACGTTCAAATACCTTAGTTATTTTCATTAACCAAATTCGTATGAAAATTGGTGTTATGTTTGGTAACCCTGAAACAACCACAGGTGGTAATGCTTTAAAATTCTATGCTTCTGTGCGTTTAGATATCCGCCGTGTTGGCTCAATTAAGAAGGGTGAAGAAATACTAGGTAATGAGACACGTGTTAAAGTTGTTAAGAATAAAGTATCACCTCCCTTTAAGACTGTTGATTTTGATATTCTTTATAATGAAGGTATTTCACGTGAAAGTGAAATCATTAATTTAGGTACGCAATTAGGTCTGATTGAAAAATCAGGTGCTTGGTACAGTTATAAGCAAGAAAAAATTGGCCAGGGTAAGGAAAATGTGCGTGTTTATCTTAAAGAAAAAGCAGACGTGGCTGCAGAGTTAGAAAAGCAAATTAGAACAGAGTTATTAAATAAAAAAGGAGCTATTCAACCTGAAGAGGTAACTGCTGAAGAAGAATTAGAGTCTATGGATGACTAA
- a CDS encoding CinA family protein — MADLKTSLLDLTNTLKMKQLVITTAESCTGGLIASFLTDLSGSSAWFDRGFVTYSNLSKHEMLDVDLKLIEKHGAVSREVAQAMVQGALARSTADVAIAVTGIAGPTGGSLKKPVGTVYLAFALRGEQPQIEHHYFQAKTRTRIRLLACQEAFKGIQTLLNKMSSP; from the coding sequence ATGGCTGATTTAAAAACATCCTTGTTAGATTTAACTAACACATTGAAAATGAAACAGTTAGTTATTACTACAGCGGAATCCTGTACGGGTGGATTAATAGCAAGTTTCCTAACTGATTTGTCTGGAAGTTCAGCTTGGTTTGATCGAGGATTTGTGACTTATAGTAATTTATCTAAACATGAAATGCTTGATGTCGATTTAAAGCTTATTGAGAAGCATGGAGCAGTAAGTAGAGAAGTAGCTCAAGCAATGGTTCAAGGGGCTTTAGCGCGAAGTACAGCTGATGTTGCTATAGCGGTCACAGGCATTGCTGGCCCAACCGGTGGTAGTTTAAAAAAACCCGTAGGAACTGTTTACTTAGCCTTCGCATTAAGAGGTGAGCAACCGCAAATTGAACATCATTATTTCCAAGCTAAAACAAGGACACGGATTCGTTTGCTTGCATGTCAGGAGGCTTTTAAGGGTATTCAAACTTTGTTAAATAAGATGAGTTCACCCTAA